A region of the Zhihengliuella halotolerans genome:
GGTTCACGATCGCCAGGACGTAGGCGGCGACACCGACGGTCCAGATCAGCCACATGCGCCATCCCGGCGCGGCAGGGGTAAGGGTGCTCACCTGCAAAGACACTACGCCCGTCGCCCGGGACGGTCTATCGAGCCGGTCACAGTACGACAACGGCGCCCGCCCCTCGCTCGGTCGCTCCGGTCGGCGGGTCTGCCGTGTCGTTGTCGGGGCGTAGTGGACGCGGACGGTCACAAGTCGTTAATGCGACGCGAACGGGCCACCCCACGTTGTTGTGACAAGACGGCGCATGACTATGTTGACAAACTCGGTAACACCGACCGGCACGTTCTCCCGCAGGAGTTCAGGTGACGACGCGGAACGGCTGCATTGAAAACGCTTGCTCCCGCCGCGGCGAACAATGAAACTCAGCCCCTGGTTAAATCATCAACTAATTTTCACGGCACGCACCCACCCCGATCAGCTCGGGCCGCGGCGACAGCGCAGCCGAGAATCTCCCCGCGATAAGCCGACATGAATCGCACTGTCGGACCGGCTGAAGAAGCAACCGCCCAACTCAGAACCGCAATGCGCCGTCGCACTTTTCGCGTTCGATAGCACTTAAAGATTCAACGTCGAGGTTCCGTCAAGTTACTGGGTAGTTCGTTTAAAGTTCCGCAGAATCACCCTTGAGCCCGGCATGTCATTTCAGTAGCGTGTGCACTGCGTTGGGGGACATCAGGATCGTTTTCGTCGGTCCGGCAATATCAGATGAAAGGCCAGCAAAGATGTCTAACAAATTCGCACGGTTCGGCCGGAAATGGCTGGTGGCCGCGGCGGCTACCTCGGCGCTCGTCCTCGGTGGAGGAATCGCTGCTGCGCCGGCCGGCTACGCCGCCGAAGAGCATGACGGTGAACACGGCGGGCACGAAGGCGGCGACGCCTGCACGTTCTTCCTGGAGCACATGTGGGCCAACGAAGACGGCATCCCGCTGCTCGGCAGCTTCGCCCACGTCAACGAGTACCACACGGACCCCGAGTACGAGAACCTCGTCCTTTCGCTGGCCAGCGGGGCCATCGGCAACTCGGAAATGCCCGTCGTCGACATCTACGGCGGCCCCCTCGGTTGGATCCCGATTTTCAACCCCTCGCACGTCAAGGGCCACGGCACCGACTACGTCACCCTGCTCACGTCGTGCGGCGGAATCGGCATCCCGCTCGACAGCAACGACCTGACGACCCTGAACGTCCCGTCGGTCGAGGACCTCGCCGACACCTCGGACCTGATCATGCCGGGCCTGCCGTCGCCGGAGATGCTCACAAGTCCCGACTACCTGTGGCAGACGACTGACGCCTCCGCGATCTTGGACCGGGTCACGCCCGAGGCGCTGACCAACATGGAGGAGTACACGGGCTTCGCCGGCGACCACCTCGACACGTGGCGCCTGCTCTGGGAGACGGCTCTGGAGGATGTCTCCAGCGGCAACCCGACGGGAATCCTGGAGGTCCTCCAGATCACGGACAACATCAAGACCATCGAGTCGGTGTTCGGCATTGTCGGCGGCGAGGACGGCGGACTCGTCGGCGGCCTGCCCGGCGGCGAACTGCCCGAGCTGCCCGGCGTCGAGCTCCCCGAGCTGCCCGGCGATGAACTGCCCGACGGCGGTGAAGGCGGCGGTGGCCTCCTCGGCGGCCTGCCCATCATCGGCGGCGGCGATGGTGGCGGCCTCCTCGACGGCCTGCCCGTCGGCGGCGGCGAAGACGGCGGCCTGATCGAGACCCTGCCGATCATCGGCGGCGACGGCACCGGTGGCCTGCTGGACGGCCTGCCCGGCGCCGGCGAAGACGGCGGCGGCCTGATCGACGGCCTGCCTGTCGGCGGCGACGATGCCGGTGGCCTGCTGGGCCTCCTGCCGGTCCTCCCGTCGCCGGGAACGCCGACGACCCCGCCGGCCGAAGGCACGACCGAGTTCTCGGCACTCCTCTCCGGAGCGGCCGGCACTGACGGCATGGGCCAGTGCAAGGGCACGCTGAACGGCGACACGTTCACGGTCAGCTGCCTGTACGCCGGTCTGGCCTCGGACGCGACAGGCGCCGAGCTGCACAGCGGCGACGCCAGCTTCGAGCTGGCCGCCACGGGCGGGACGAGCGGCGGCGCAGCCGGGAGCTTCAAGCTGACCTCGGAGCAGGTCGCTGCGCTGAACAACGGCGACTTCACGGTCGACGTGCACACCTCGGGCTCTTCCACGGCCGAGATCAGCGGCACCGTCAACCCGTGTAGCTGCGGCTAGGTTCGACTCCGCCGTCGCCTTCGACGGCAGTTGACCTGACAAAAGCAAGGGATGGAGGCCGGGATCACCCGGCGTCCATCCCTTGCTCTGTCTGTCGGCGGTGGGCGGCGAGTCCGGCGGGGACCGGACGTGGCGCGACCACGTGCCGTCGCAGAATTTCCCGGCAGGCCGGACGATCTGATTTAATCAGAATCATTCGCATCAAGTTCGATGCGCCTCCCATCGGTCTTCCGCCTCAGCAAGGACTCCCGCCCCATGACGGTCTCCTCCGCGCCAATCTCGGCGCTGATCACCCTCGACGACGCCGTGGTCACGACCCGCCGCTCGGGCGATCGCCTGCTCGCGGTCCCGGCCCTGGCCATCGCGCCGGGCTCGCGCACCGTGGTCATGGGCCCCTCCGGTGCCGGCAAGTCCATGCTGCTCTCCGCGCTCACGGGCCGCCTGCCCGGCGCCGTCACCCTGGCCGGCACGCGGACCGCCGCCCCCGACCTGCGCATCGGATTCGTTCCGCAGCGCGGGGCCGAGGCCCTGCACCCGCTGCTGCCGATCGGCCGCCAGCTGCGCTCCGTCACGGGCACGACGCCGGCGCGCGTCGCCGAGGTGCTCGCCGCCGTCGGGCTGGACGCGGGCGCACTGGCCGGCCGGCGCCCGGCAGAGCTCTCCGGGGGCCAGCTGCAGCGCGCGGCGATCTCACTCGCGTTCCTCGGCTCCCCCGCGCTCGTCATCGCCGACGAGCCGACGAGCGCCCTCGACAACGCCTCCCGCGACGAGACCCTGGCCATGCTGCGCGCCCTCTCCGACACGACCGGCAGCGCCCTCGTCGTCGCCACCCACGATCCGCTCGTCCGGCCCGCCCTGGACGCCGCGCTGATCCGCGTCGAGTCCGGCCGGGTGACGGTCGACGCCGGCACCCTCGCCGCGCCCGCGGCGCCGGCGGCGGGCGCACCCGCACCGACCGTTCCCGCGGCACACGAGGCCGCGGCATGAGCGCCGCAGTCCTGCAGGCGTGTGGCATCGGTGCCTCCTACGGCACGCGACGGCGCCCCGTCACCGCGCTTCACCCCACCGACTTCACGCTGCTGGCGGGCGAGTCCGTGGCCGTGATCGGCCGCTCGGGAGCCGGCAAATCGACCCTCGCCGAGATCGTCCTCGGCCTGCGCACCGCCAGCACGGGCCACGTCATGGTGCACGGCCAGCGCTTCTGCGGCGCCGGCCGCACCCCGGATCAGGACCACCGCCGTCTGGTCCAGGGGATTCCGCAGGACGCCGGCGCCTCGCTGCCGCCGCGCACCCCGGTGCGGGCCTCGATCGAACGCGCTCTGACCAAACTCCGAGTCGACGGCGACCACGCGGCCCGCATCCTCGCCGCCGCTGAGACCGCCAGCCTGGACCCGGCACTGCTCGAGCGCACCCCGCGCCAGCTCTCCGGCGGCCAGGCCCAGCGCGCCGCCATCGCCCGCGCGGTCGCCGTCGGGCCGGACGTGATCGTCGCCGACGAACCCACGAGCGCCCTCGACTCCGCCACCTCCGCCAGCCTCGCCGACGCCCTCCTCGCCCTGCCGTCCCGCACGGGCGGGGCCCTGCTGCTGGTCACGCACGACGACGCTCTGGCCGCACGCTGCGACCGCATCCTCACCGTCCGCGACGGAACTGTGGAGCAGACCCGGTGAGCGCCGCCCCCTCGCTGCGGCCCGTCCTGGTGCTGCAGCTGGTCTTCATGCTCGGCTTCTCCTCGGTGGTGCCGTTCTTCGCCGCGATCGGCCAGTCCCGCTTCGGCCTGGACGCGGCCGCGGTCGGGGCGCTCGTCGGCGCCCGGGTCATCGCCCAGCAGGGCCTGTTCGTCGCCGGCGGTTACCTGACCGACCGCTTCGGACCGCGCCTGCTCCTCGTCGCCGGATGCCTGCTGCGCGCGCTCGCCTTCGGGGTCATCGCGTGGGCACCGGACGCGCCCGCATTCGTCGCCGGCGTCGTGCTCGTAGGCCTCGCCGGCGCGCTGTTCTCCCCCGCCATCGACGCCCTGGTGGGGCGCATCGACGCCGAGCGGCGCTCCCTGCGCGGCACCGCCACCAGCCGCGGCCCAGCCCCGTTCGCGGCGCTCGCCCTCGCCGGCGAGACCGGCGGCATCATCGCCTCCCTCGGCGCCGCACGCTTCATGCCCGATCACTCGGCCGTCCTCGCCGCGATCTCGGCGGCGGTCTTCCTCGGCGCGGCGGCCGCGGTGCACCGGCTCGTCCCGCGCGGCGACGTCGTCGGCCCCCGGGTTCCGTCCGAGCGCACGGGCGGCCCCGTAGCCGTCGCGCCCGGTGGCCCCGCAGCCGCGGACCCGGCACCCGTGGACACGACCCCCGCGGCTCCGGCCCCCGTGGACCCCGTGCGCGTGGTGCCGCTGGCGATCGCCTGCTCGGCCCTGCTGGCCGTCTACACGCAGCTCTTCTCCACAGTGCCGCTGGCCCTCGCCGAGCACGGGATCGACGCCGGGCGAATGGGCGCGGTGGCCGCGGCCCTGTCGGCGGCGACGCTCGCACTGCAGTGGCCGCTCTCCCGGCTCGCCGAGCGGCTCGGCCGGTGCACCGCCGTCATGCTCGCGCTCTACGTCTCCGCGGCGGCGTGCGCGACCGCGTTCGCCGGTCAGCTGTTCCTGCCGCCGGCCGCGCTACCCGGGATGTTCTGCGCCGTCGCCGTGCTCGTGGGCGTGTCCTTGATGCTCGGCACGCCGAACGCGCAATCGCTCATCGCCGGCGGCTCCAGCCGCTGGCGGGCCACGCGCCTGGCGTTCCTGCCGACCGCCGGCGGGATCGTCGCCTTCTTGACCACCACCGCCACCGGCGCGGTCGCCGGCGCGTCCGGCACCCTGGCCGCATGGCCGCTGGCCGCCGCGCTCCCGGCCGCGATGCTGCCGGTCGCCTGGTACGCCCTGCGCCCGGCCCACGAACTGATCCACCACTCGAACTGCCCGCCGGCCACCGCCGGCTCCACCCTGGAAAAGGAACGAACCTCATGACCCACCGCCTCCGCACGGGTGCCCTCGCCGCCGGCGCCCTCTCGCTCACCCTGGCCCTCTCCGGCTGCTTCTCCGCGAGCTCCGCCGAGTCTTCCGGCGGGGACGAGGCCGACGCGCGCGTGTCGCTCGCCATGCTGCAGCCACCGCGCTCGGGCCTGAGCCCGCTGAGCGACGACGCGTTCAAACTCTCGCGTTGGAGCACCGCCGAGACCCTCGTGGTGCTCGACGAGGCCGGCGACCCGCTGCCCGGCCTCGCGACCGAGTGGGAGCAGACGGACGATCTGACGTGGCGCTTCTCCATCCGCGAGGGCGTCTCCTTTCACGACGGCAGCGAGCTGACCGCCGAGGCCGCCGCGAACTCGCTGCGCGCCGCGGTCGAGGCGAGCCCCGTGCCGCGCATCCTCGACGGCGTCGACCTGCAGGTCGACGTCGACGGCGACCAGGTGGTGTTGACGACGGCAGACACGGACCCGCTGCTGCCCAACCGCCTCTCGAGCCCGCAACTCTCGATCCTCTCCGAGGCCGCCTACGAGGGCGACACGGTGGACCCGGTCGGCACCGGCACGGGCCCGTTCGAGCTCACGGCGGTCGACGGGACCTCGGGCGCGACGCTCGAGCGCTTCGACGGCTACTGGGGCGAGGCCGCGGCGGCCGCGGGCATCGACGTCGACTTCGTTCCGGACGGGACGGCCCGCGCGGCTGCCCTGCGCACGGGCACCGCGGACATCGTGGAGGCCGTGCCGGCTGGCCAGGCCGCCTCGATCGACGAGGAGCTCATCACCGAGGTGCCGATGCCGCGCACCAACACCCTCTACCTCAACTCGGAGTCCGGACCGTTCGAGGACCCGGCGGTGCGGGCAGCGGCCCGCGAGGCGATCGACCGCGCCGCGATCATCGCCTCCGCCTACGAGGATCGCGCCGACGAGGCCGCCGGCCTGCTCGGCCCGGCCCTGCCGTGGAGCGTGGACGCGCGCCAGGACGCCGACTACCAGGAGATCCTGGGCCAGCGCGCCGAGCCGG
Encoded here:
- a CDS encoding CHRD domain-containing protein; the protein is MSNKFARFGRKWLVAAAATSALVLGGGIAAAPAGYAAEEHDGEHGGHEGGDACTFFLEHMWANEDGIPLLGSFAHVNEYHTDPEYENLVLSLASGAIGNSEMPVVDIYGGPLGWIPIFNPSHVKGHGTDYVTLLTSCGGIGIPLDSNDLTTLNVPSVEDLADTSDLIMPGLPSPEMLTSPDYLWQTTDASAILDRVTPEALTNMEEYTGFAGDHLDTWRLLWETALEDVSSGNPTGILEVLQITDNIKTIESVFGIVGGEDGGLVGGLPGGELPELPGVELPELPGDELPDGGEGGGGLLGGLPIIGGGDGGGLLDGLPVGGGEDGGLIETLPIIGGDGTGGLLDGLPGAGEDGGGLIDGLPVGGDDAGGLLGLLPVLPSPGTPTTPPAEGTTEFSALLSGAAGTDGMGQCKGTLNGDTFTVSCLYAGLASDATGAELHSGDASFELAATGGTSGGAAGSFKLTSEQVAALNNGDFTVDVHTSGSSTAEISGTVNPCSCG
- a CDS encoding ATP-binding cassette domain-containing protein, yielding MRLPSVFRLSKDSRPMTVSSAPISALITLDDAVVTTRRSGDRLLAVPALAIAPGSRTVVMGPSGAGKSMLLSALTGRLPGAVTLAGTRTAAPDLRIGFVPQRGAEALHPLLPIGRQLRSVTGTTPARVAEVLAAVGLDAGALAGRRPAELSGGQLQRAAISLAFLGSPALVIADEPTSALDNASRDETLAMLRALSDTTGSALVVATHDPLVRPALDAALIRVESGRVTVDAGTLAAPAAPAAGAPAPTVPAAHEAAA
- a CDS encoding ATP-binding cassette domain-containing protein, encoding MSAAVLQACGIGASYGTRRRPVTALHPTDFTLLAGESVAVIGRSGAGKSTLAEIVLGLRTASTGHVMVHGQRFCGAGRTPDQDHRRLVQGIPQDAGASLPPRTPVRASIERALTKLRVDGDHAARILAAAETASLDPALLERTPRQLSGGQAQRAAIARAVAVGPDVIVADEPTSALDSATSASLADALLALPSRTGGALLLVTHDDALAARCDRILTVRDGTVEQTR
- a CDS encoding MFS transporter; translated protein: MSAAPSLRPVLVLQLVFMLGFSSVVPFFAAIGQSRFGLDAAAVGALVGARVIAQQGLFVAGGYLTDRFGPRLLLVAGCLLRALAFGVIAWAPDAPAFVAGVVLVGLAGALFSPAIDALVGRIDAERRSLRGTATSRGPAPFAALALAGETGGIIASLGAARFMPDHSAVLAAISAAVFLGAAAAVHRLVPRGDVVGPRVPSERTGGPVAVAPGGPAAADPAPVDTTPAAPAPVDPVRVVPLAIACSALLAVYTQLFSTVPLALAEHGIDAGRMGAVAAALSAATLALQWPLSRLAERLGRCTAVMLALYVSAAACATAFAGQLFLPPAALPGMFCAVAVLVGVSLMLGTPNAQSLIAGGSSRWRATRLAFLPTAGGIVAFLTTTATGAVAGASGTLAAWPLAAALPAAMLPVAWYALRPAHELIHHSNCPPATAGSTLEKERTS
- a CDS encoding ABC transporter substrate-binding protein, which gives rise to MTHRLRTGALAAGALSLTLALSGCFSASSAESSGGDEADARVSLAMLQPPRSGLSPLSDDAFKLSRWSTAETLVVLDEAGDPLPGLATEWEQTDDLTWRFSIREGVSFHDGSELTAEAAANSLRAAVEASPVPRILDGVDLQVDVDGDQVVLTTADTDPLLPNRLSSPQLSILSEAAYEGDTVDPVGTGTGPFELTAVDGTSGATLERFDGYWGEAAAAAGIDVDFVPDGTARAAALRTGTADIVEAVPAGQAASIDEELITEVPMPRTNTLYLNSESGPFEDPAVRAAAREAIDRAAIIASAYEDRADEAAGLLGPALPWSVDARQDADYQEILGQRAEPAEVDGVKITLGTFTDRAELPEVAVLIEQQLEAVGFVVEQDVREYQFIESDALDGAFDAFILSRATVLDSGDPVAYFAADFTCSGGFNLAQLCSEDADAAIKAAARIDAGDERREAIMTAEAQILATDAAIPLLHERVIQGEVAGVQDAARDPRERLLVTAETRVDPQG